One genomic region from Granulicatella adiacens ATCC 49175 encodes:
- a CDS encoding amino acid ABC transporter substrate-binding protein/permease, with product MNIKKFSLGAVLVTLLMTLLSLVSPTNSVKAETKKYVIATDITFAPFEYQDTNGEYVGIDIELMKSIAEAEGFEVEFKALGFNAAVQALEAGQVDAVMAGMGITDERKQKFNFTDSYYDSGIGMGVSKNSDITSLSDLKGKKVAVKLGTQGATYAESIKSKYGFTITTFEDSSSMYQDVMVGNSDALFEDYPVLAYSITSNNLPLKMTDHNENKTEYGVAVNKGENAELIAAFNNGLKKLKESGKYDEIINKYTTNANENTEATSILGLIKTNWKTLATGLWNTIVLTVVALIFASLIGIIFGLIKTSQNSIVQAIAGFYIDTIRGVPLIVLTFFIYFGIPQAFDITMQPFVAGVITLSLNASAYIAEIIRGGIQAVDKGQYEACMSLGLPYSKSMQKVILPQAIRIMVPSFINQFVITLKDTSILSIIGIAELTQTGKVIIARNLQSSQMWLIVGVMYLIVIVLLTKLSAHLERNLK from the coding sequence ATGAACATAAAGAAATTTAGCTTGGGAGCTGTTCTAGTCACTCTATTGATGACTCTTCTATCCCTCGTTTCTCCGACAAATTCTGTAAAAGCAGAAACTAAAAAATATGTAATCGCAACAGATATTACATTCGCACCATTTGAATACCAAGATACAAATGGTGAATATGTCGGAATTGATATTGAATTAATGAAGAGTATCGCAGAGGCTGAAGGCTTCGAAGTAGAATTTAAGGCTCTTGGCTTTAATGCAGCTGTTCAAGCCCTAGAAGCTGGACAAGTAGACGCTGTTATGGCTGGAATGGGAATTACTGATGAACGTAAACAAAAATTCAACTTCACAGATAGTTACTATGACAGCGGAATCGGAATGGGAGTTTCAAAAAACTCTGACATCACAAGCCTTTCTGATTTAAAAGGAAAAAAAGTTGCCGTTAAATTAGGAACACAAGGTGCCACTTATGCTGAATCTATCAAGAGTAAATATGGCTTTACAATCACAACTTTTGAAGATTCATCAAGTATGTACCAAGATGTAATGGTAGGAAACAGCGACGCTTTATTTGAAGACTATCCAGTACTTGCCTACTCAATCACATCAAACAACTTACCTTTAAAAATGACAGACCATAACGAAAACAAAACAGAATATGGTGTTGCTGTGAATAAAGGTGAAAATGCTGAATTGATCGCTGCTTTCAACAATGGTTTGAAAAAACTAAAAGAAAGTGGTAAGTATGATGAAATCATCAACAAATACACTACGAATGCTAATGAAAACACAGAAGCAACAAGCATTCTAGGCTTAATTAAAACAAACTGGAAAACTCTTGCAACTGGTTTATGGAATACGATTGTATTAACGGTTGTTGCTTTAATCTTTGCAAGTTTAATCGGTATTATCTTCGGTTTAATTAAAACAAGCCAAAACAGTATCGTTCAAGCAATCGCAGGATTTTACATTGATACCATCCGCGGTGTACCGTTAATTGTATTAACGTTCTTCATCTACTTTGGAATTCCACAAGCCTTCGATATTACGATGCAACCATTCGTAGCAGGTGTTATCACCTTAAGCTTGAATGCTTCCGCTTATATCGCAGAAATTATCCGTGGGGGTATCCAAGCAGTTGATAAAGGCCAATACGAAGCTTGCATGAGTTTAGGTCTACCATATTCAAAAAGCATGCAAAAAGTTATCTTGCCGCAAGCGATTCGAATTATGGTTCCTTCATTCATCAACCAATTCGTTATCACATTGAAGGACACTTCTATCCTTTCAATTATCGGTATCGCCGAATTAACACAAACAGGTAAAGTCATCATCGCTCGTAACTTACAATCAAGTCAAATGTGGTTAATCGTCGGCGTGATGTACTTAATCGTAATTGTTCTATTAACGAAACTTTCAGCTCACTTAGAAAGGAATTTAAAATAA
- the pnp gene encoding polyribonucleotide nucleotidyltransferase yields the protein MSEKKVFSYNWGGRQLQVEIGQLAKQANGAVLVRYGDTVVLTAAVGTKQAKDTDFFPLTVNYEEKMYAAGKIPGGFIKREGRPSEHATLTARLIDRPIRPMFAEGFRNEVQITNTVMSVDPNCPPEMAAMFGSSLALCISDIPFDGPIAGVDVGRVNGEYVINPTTEQKDNSDIELSVAGTATAINMVESSAKEVNEEDMLGALLFGHEEIKKLVAFQEEIVREVGKEKMEVTLLSFDPAIEAQVKDLFSQAMVHAIQTQEKLAREANIEKVKETAIEHFEAVLEENDEKAGLLKQVSQLVDNLEKDEVRRLITEEKVRPDGRKIDEIRPLSSEIDLLPRVHGSGLFTRGQTQALTSATLAPLGEYQVIDGLGIEEGKRFIHHYNFPQFSVGSVGRAGSPGRREIGHGALGERALKQVIPSPEDFPYTIRLVSEVLESNGSSSQASICAGTLALMAAGVPIKAPVAGIAMGLISDGTNYTVLTDIQGLEDHLGDMDFKVAGTKDGITALQMDIKIQGITEQILREALTQAKKARFEILEELTSTIAEPRKELSPYAPKIEMISIHPDKIKVVIGRGGETINSIIDETGVKIDIDQEGHVSIASTDAAMIQRAKEIIEDLTREIEVGQVYEGTVRRIEKFGAFVEIAKGKDGLVHISELAHERVGKVEDVLALGDKVTVKVIEIDGQGRINLSRKVLLPKEDKE from the coding sequence ATGTCAGAAAAGAAAGTTTTTAGCTATAACTGGGGCGGACGTCAATTACAAGTTGAAATCGGCCAATTAGCAAAGCAAGCCAATGGTGCAGTGTTAGTACGTTACGGTGATACTGTTGTTTTAACAGCGGCTGTTGGTACAAAACAAGCAAAAGATACAGATTTCTTCCCGTTAACAGTAAACTATGAAGAAAAAATGTATGCTGCTGGTAAAATCCCTGGAGGTTTTATCAAACGTGAAGGTCGCCCAAGCGAACATGCTACTCTTACAGCGCGTCTTATTGACCGTCCAATTCGTCCAATGTTTGCGGAAGGTTTCCGTAACGAAGTACAAATCACAAATACGGTAATGTCAGTAGATCCTAACTGCCCACCAGAAATGGCTGCAATGTTTGGTTCTTCATTAGCATTATGTATTTCAGATATTCCATTTGATGGACCAATTGCTGGGGTAGACGTAGGTCGTGTAAACGGTGAATACGTGATTAACCCAACTACTGAACAAAAAGATAACTCAGATATCGAATTATCTGTAGCTGGTACTGCAACTGCTATCAACATGGTAGAAAGTTCAGCTAAAGAAGTGAACGAAGAAGATATGCTTGGAGCATTATTATTTGGTCACGAAGAAATCAAAAAATTAGTGGCTTTCCAAGAAGAAATCGTTCGCGAAGTCGGTAAAGAAAAAATGGAAGTGACTTTACTTTCATTCGACCCAGCTATCGAAGCACAAGTAAAAGATTTATTCAGCCAAGCCATGGTTCACGCGATTCAAACACAAGAAAAATTAGCGCGTGAAGCAAACATTGAAAAAGTAAAAGAAACAGCTATCGAGCACTTCGAAGCTGTCTTAGAAGAAAATGATGAAAAAGCTGGACTTCTAAAACAAGTTTCTCAATTAGTCGATAATTTAGAAAAAGACGAAGTACGTCGTTTAATTACTGAAGAAAAAGTACGTCCTGATGGTCGTAAGATTGACGAAATTCGTCCATTATCTTCAGAAATCGACTTATTACCTCGGGTTCACGGTTCAGGTTTATTCACTCGTGGACAAACGCAAGCATTAACTTCAGCAACACTTGCACCTCTTGGAGAATATCAAGTGATTGATGGTTTAGGAATTGAAGAAGGAAAACGATTCATTCACCACTACAACTTCCCACAATTCTCTGTAGGTTCAGTTGGTCGTGCTGGTAGCCCAGGTCGTCGTGAAATTGGTCACGGTGCACTAGGGGAACGTGCATTGAAACAAGTGATTCCAAGTCCAGAAGACTTCCCATACACAATCCGTCTTGTATCCGAAGTATTAGAATCAAATGGTTCTTCTTCTCAAGCAAGTATTTGTGCGGGAACATTAGCATTGATGGCTGCCGGTGTGCCAATTAAAGCACCTGTAGCAGGTATCGCGATGGGTCTTATTTCTGACGGTACAAACTATACAGTCTTAACAGATATCCAAGGGTTAGAAGACCACTTAGGAGACATGGACTTTAAAGTGGCAGGAACTAAAGACGGTATTACAGCTCTTCAAATGGATATTAAGATTCAAGGGATTACAGAACAAATCTTACGTGAAGCCCTAACACAAGCGAAGAAAGCACGCTTTGAAATCCTTGAAGAATTAACTTCAACAATTGCTGAACCTCGTAAAGAGTTAAGCCCATATGCACCTAAGATTGAAATGATTTCTATCCACCCTGATAAGATTAAAGTGGTTATCGGACGTGGCGGGGAAACAATCAACTCTATCATTGACGAAACAGGCGTTAAAATCGATATCGACCAAGAAGGTCACGTATCAATTGCTTCTACAGATGCTGCTATGATTCAACGTGCAAAAGAAATCATCGAAGATTTAACACGTGAAATCGAAGTTGGACAAGTATACGAAGGAACAGTGCGCCGTATCGAAAAATTCGGTGCATTCGTTGAAATTGCTAAAGGAAAAGATGGATTAGTTCATATTTCTGAATTAGCGCACGAACGCGTTGGTAAAGTAGAAGATGTACTAGCTCTAGGCGATAAAGTAACGGTTAAAGTTATCGAAATCGACGGACAAGGACGTATTAACTTATCACGTAAAGTATTATTACCAAAAGAAGATAAAGAGTAA
- a CDS encoding amino acid ABC transporter ATP-binding protein: MAIIEVQKLQKKYGNLEVLKSIDLSIEEGEVVCIIGPSGSGKSTFLRCLNRLEKINSGHIIIDGHDLTDKKTNLNKVREEIGMVFQHFNLFPHLSVLENIILAPVELGRETKEAATEHAMELLGMVGLADKANVSPKSLSGGQKQRVAIARALAMKPKMLLFDEPTSALDPEMVGDVLEVMQNLAKEGMTMVVVTHEMGFAREVSDRVIFMDGGYIIEEGTPAEVFGNPQNERTQNFLNKVLH; encoded by the coding sequence ATGGCTATTATCGAAGTTCAAAAACTACAAAAGAAATATGGCAACTTAGAAGTATTAAAATCCATCGACCTTTCTATTGAGGAAGGCGAAGTCGTTTGTATTATCGGACCTTCTGGTTCTGGTAAATCAACTTTTCTTCGTTGTTTAAACCGTCTTGAAAAAATTAATAGCGGTCATATCATCATTGACGGTCATGATTTAACAGATAAGAAAACTAACTTAAATAAAGTTCGTGAGGAAATCGGAATGGTGTTCCAACACTTTAACCTCTTTCCTCACCTAAGCGTTCTAGAAAATATCATACTTGCCCCAGTAGAATTAGGTCGTGAGACAAAGGAAGCTGCCACAGAACATGCGATGGAACTACTTGGCATGGTAGGACTTGCAGATAAAGCGAATGTCTCTCCTAAATCACTTTCAGGTGGTCAAAAACAACGTGTGGCTATTGCCCGTGCGCTTGCAATGAAACCAAAAATGTTATTATTCGATGAACCAACTTCAGCACTCGACCCTGAGATGGTTGGGGATGTATTAGAAGTAATGCAAAACCTAGCTAAAGAAGGGATGACAATGGTCGTGGTAACACACGAGATGGGATTTGCGCGTGAGGTTAGCGATCGCGTTATCTTTATGGATGGTGGTTATATCATCGAAGAAGGAACTCCTGCGGAAGTGTTTGGTAACCCACAAAACGAACGTACTCAAAACTTCTTAAATAAAGTCCTTCACTAA